A single Rattus norvegicus strain BN/NHsdMcwi chromosome 5, GRCr8, whole genome shotgun sequence DNA region contains:
- the Gpbp1l1 gene encoding vasculin-like protein 1 isoform X4, whose amino-acid sequence MLVIKKISKEDPAAAFSAAFTSGSHHANGNKVSTMVPSVYKNLVPKPAPPPSKPNAWKANRMEHKPGSLSSSREAALTNPVSVTKPVVLAAGVVLNAPKESPSSTTPPIEISSSRLTKLTRRTTDRKSEFLKTLKDERNEDCSQSRDCDKLEGLRLEGSHTPEPKENGEQGCLQNGLSLPMVEEREVLSHSLEAEHRLLKAMGWQEYPENDESCLPLTEDELKEFHTRTEQLRRNGFVKNGFLQGRSSSLFSPWRSTCIAECEDSDTETSSSETSDDDAWK is encoded by the exons ATGCTAGTCAtcaaaaaaatttccaaagaggATCCTGCTGCCGCCTTTTCCGCTGCATTTACCTCAGGATCCCACCATGCAAATGGGAACAAAGTGTCAACCATGGTCCCGAGTGTTTATAAGAACTTGGTTCCCAAGCCTGCACCACCTCCCTCTAAG CCCAACGCATGGAAAGCTAACAGAATGGAACACAAACCTGGATCACTTTCCTCCAGCCGGGAGGCTGCTTTGACCAATCCAGTTTCTGTTACTAAACCAGTGGTACTAGCTGCTGGTGTAGTTCTCAACGCTCCCAAAGAG AGTCCCTCCAGTACTACCCCTCCGATAGAGATCAGCTCCTCTCGCCTGACCAAATTGACCCGACGAACCACAGACAGGAAGAGCGAGTTCCTGAAGACTCTGAAGGATGAGCGCAATGAAGACTGCTCCCAAAGTAGAGACTGTGACAAGCTGGAGGGGCTAAGA TTGGAGGGCAGCCACACACCTGAACCAAAGGAAAATGGAGAACAAGGTTGTCTTCAGAACGGGCTTTCTCTACCCATGGTAGAGGAGAGGGAGGTCCTGTCACACTCTCTAGAAGCAGAGCACAG GTTATTGAAAGCAATGGGGTGGCAGGAGTATCCTGAAAATGATGAGAGTTGCCTTCCACTCACAGAGGATGAACTCAAGGAGTTTCACACGAGAACAGAACAG CTACGAAGGAACGGGTTTGTAAAGAATGGCTTCTTACAAGGCCGTAGTTCCAGCCTGTTCTCCCCATGGAGAAGCACTTGCATTGCAGAGTGTGAGGACTCAGACACGGAAACAAGCAGCAGCGAGACGTCAGACGACGACGCCTGGAAGTAG
- the Gpbp1l1 gene encoding vasculin-like protein 1 isoform X5: MAQHDFVPAWLNFSTPQSAKSSTATFDKHGEHLSRGEGRFGISRRRHNSSDGFFNNGPLRTTGDSWHQPSLFRHDSVDSGVSKGAYAGTTGNLSGWHGSSRGHDGMSQRAGGSTGNHRHWNGSFHSRKGCAFQEKTPTEIREEKKEDKVEKLQFEEEDFPSLNPEAGKQNQPCRPIGTPSGVWENPPSAKQPSKMLVIKKISKEDPAAAFSAAFTSGSHHANGNKVSTMVPSVYKNLVPKPAPPPSKGIQSLPDFFGHQAHTWCTCIYNKK; this comes from the exons ATGGCGCAGCATGACTTTGTTCCTGCTTGGCTAAATTTTTCAACGCCACAGTCAGCTAAG TCATCTACAGCCACCTTTGACAAACACGGAGAGCACCTATCCCGTGGAGAAGGTAGATTTGGAATAAGCCGTCGTAGACATAATTCCTCTGATGGCTTTTTTAACAATGGACCTCTGCGGACTACAGGAG ATTCTTGGCACCAACCCTCCCTATTCCGCCATGACTCTGTTGACTCTGGTGTCTCTAAGGGAGCGTATGCCGGAACCACAGGGAATCTGTCTGGTTGGCATGGCTCTTCCCGAGGTCATGATGGCATGAGCCAACGTGCTGGAGGTAGCACGGGAAACCACCGACACTGGAACGGCAGCTTCCATTCCCGGAAAGGCTGTGCCTTTCAAGAAAAAACACCAACTGAAAttagggaagagaaaaaagaggataaaGTAGAAAAGTTGCAGTTTGAAGAGGAAGACTTC CCTTCTTTGAATCCAGAAGCTGGCAAACAGAATCAGCCATGCAGACCTATTGGGACCCCTTCTGGAGTGTGGG AAAATCCACCTAGTGCCAAGCAACCCTCAAAGATGCTAGTCAtcaaaaaaatttccaaagaggATCCTGCTGCCGCCTTTTCCGCTGCATTTACCTCAGGATCCCACCATGCAAATGGGAACAAAGTGTCAACCATGGTCCCGAGTGTTTATAAGAACTTGGTTCCCAAGCCTGCACCACCTCCCTCTAAG GGCATCCAAAGTCTTCCTGACTTCtttggacaccaggcacacacttgGTGCACTTGCATATATAACAAAAAATAG
- the Gpbp1l1 gene encoding vasculin-like protein 1 isoform X2: MAQHDFVPAWLNFSTPQSAKSSTATFDKHGEHLSRGEGRFGISRRRHNSSDGFFNNGPLRTTGDSWHQPSLFRHDSVDSGVSKGAYAGTTGNLSGWHGSSRGHDGMSQRAGGSTGNHRHWNGSFHSRKGCAFQEKTPTEIREEKKEDKVEKLQFEEEDFPSLNPEAGKQNQPCRPIGTPSGVWENPPSAKQPSKMLVIKKISKEDPAAAFSAAFTSGSHHANGNKVSTMVPSVYKNLVPKPAPPPSKSPSSTTPPIEISSSRLTKLTRRTTDRKSEFLKTLKDERNEDCSQSRDCDKLEGLRLEGSHTPEPKENGEQGCLQNGLSLPMVEEREVLSHSLEAEHRLLKAMGWQEYPENDESCLPLTEDELKEFHTRTEQLRRNGFVKNGFLQGRSSSLFSPWRSTCIAECEDSDTETSSSETSDDDAWK; encoded by the exons ATGGCGCAGCATGACTTTGTTCCTGCTTGGCTAAATTTTTCAACGCCACAGTCAGCTAAG TCATCTACAGCCACCTTTGACAAACACGGAGAGCACCTATCCCGTGGAGAAGGTAGATTTGGAATAAGCCGTCGTAGACATAATTCCTCTGATGGCTTTTTTAACAATGGACCTCTGCGGACTACAGGAG ATTCTTGGCACCAACCCTCCCTATTCCGCCATGACTCTGTTGACTCTGGTGTCTCTAAGGGAGCGTATGCCGGAACCACAGGGAATCTGTCTGGTTGGCATGGCTCTTCCCGAGGTCATGATGGCATGAGCCAACGTGCTGGAGGTAGCACGGGAAACCACCGACACTGGAACGGCAGCTTCCATTCCCGGAAAGGCTGTGCCTTTCAAGAAAAAACACCAACTGAAAttagggaagagaaaaaagaggataaaGTAGAAAAGTTGCAGTTTGAAGAGGAAGACTTC CCTTCTTTGAATCCAGAAGCTGGCAAACAGAATCAGCCATGCAGACCTATTGGGACCCCTTCTGGAGTGTGGG AAAATCCACCTAGTGCCAAGCAACCCTCAAAGATGCTAGTCAtcaaaaaaatttccaaagaggATCCTGCTGCCGCCTTTTCCGCTGCATTTACCTCAGGATCCCACCATGCAAATGGGAACAAAGTGTCAACCATGGTCCCGAGTGTTTATAAGAACTTGGTTCCCAAGCCTGCACCACCTCCCTCTAAG AGTCCCTCCAGTACTACCCCTCCGATAGAGATCAGCTCCTCTCGCCTGACCAAATTGACCCGACGAACCACAGACAGGAAGAGCGAGTTCCTGAAGACTCTGAAGGATGAGCGCAATGAAGACTGCTCCCAAAGTAGAGACTGTGACAAGCTGGAGGGGCTAAGA TTGGAGGGCAGCCACACACCTGAACCAAAGGAAAATGGAGAACAAGGTTGTCTTCAGAACGGGCTTTCTCTACCCATGGTAGAGGAGAGGGAGGTCCTGTCACACTCTCTAGAAGCAGAGCACAG GTTATTGAAAGCAATGGGGTGGCAGGAGTATCCTGAAAATGATGAGAGTTGCCTTCCACTCACAGAGGATGAACTCAAGGAGTTTCACACGAGAACAGAACAG CTACGAAGGAACGGGTTTGTAAAGAATGGCTTCTTACAAGGCCGTAGTTCCAGCCTGTTCTCCCCATGGAGAAGCACTTGCATTGCAGAGTGTGAGGACTCAGACACGGAAACAAGCAGCAGCGAGACGTCAGACGACGACGCCTGGAAGTAG
- the Gpbp1l1 gene encoding vasculin-like protein 1, which yields MAQHDFVPAWLNFSTPQSAKSSTATFDKHGEHLSRGEGRFGISRRRHNSSDGFFNNGPLRTTGDSWHQPSLFRHDSVDSGVSKGAYAGTTGNLSGWHGSSRGHDGMSQRAGGSTGNHRHWNGSFHSRKGCAFQEKTPTEIREEKKEDKVEKLQFEEEDFPSLNPEAGKQNQPCRPIGTPSGVWENPPSAKQPSKMLVIKKISKEDPAAAFSAAFTSGSHHANGNKVSTMVPSVYKNLVPKPAPPPSKPNAWKANRMEHKPGSLSSSREAALTNPVSVTKPVVLAAGVVLNAPKESPSSTTPPIEISSSRLTKLTRRTTDRKSEFLKTLKDERNEDCSQSRDCDKLEGLRLEGSHTPEPKENGEQGCLQNGLSLPMVEEREVLSHSLEAEHRLLKAMGWQEYPENDESCLPLTEDELKEFHTRTEQLRRNGFVKNGFLQGRSSSLFSPWRSTCIAECEDSDTETSSSETSDDDAWK from the exons ATGGCGCAGCATGACTTTGTTCCTGCTTGGCTAAATTTTTCAACGCCACAGTCAGCTAAG TCATCTACAGCCACCTTTGACAAACACGGAGAGCACCTATCCCGTGGAGAAGGTAGATTTGGAATAAGCCGTCGTAGACATAATTCCTCTGATGGCTTTTTTAACAATGGACCTCTGCGGACTACAGGAG ATTCTTGGCACCAACCCTCCCTATTCCGCCATGACTCTGTTGACTCTGGTGTCTCTAAGGGAGCGTATGCCGGAACCACAGGGAATCTGTCTGGTTGGCATGGCTCTTCCCGAGGTCATGATGGCATGAGCCAACGTGCTGGAGGTAGCACGGGAAACCACCGACACTGGAACGGCAGCTTCCATTCCCGGAAAGGCTGTGCCTTTCAAGAAAAAACACCAACTGAAAttagggaagagaaaaaagaggataaaGTAGAAAAGTTGCAGTTTGAAGAGGAAGACTTC CCTTCTTTGAATCCAGAAGCTGGCAAACAGAATCAGCCATGCAGACCTATTGGGACCCCTTCTGGAGTGTGGG AAAATCCACCTAGTGCCAAGCAACCCTCAAAGATGCTAGTCAtcaaaaaaatttccaaagaggATCCTGCTGCCGCCTTTTCCGCTGCATTTACCTCAGGATCCCACCATGCAAATGGGAACAAAGTGTCAACCATGGTCCCGAGTGTTTATAAGAACTTGGTTCCCAAGCCTGCACCACCTCCCTCTAAG CCCAACGCATGGAAAGCTAACAGAATGGAACACAAACCTGGATCACTTTCCTCCAGCCGGGAGGCTGCTTTGACCAATCCAGTTTCTGTTACTAAACCAGTGGTACTAGCTGCTGGTGTAGTTCTCAACGCTCCCAAAGAG AGTCCCTCCAGTACTACCCCTCCGATAGAGATCAGCTCCTCTCGCCTGACCAAATTGACCCGACGAACCACAGACAGGAAGAGCGAGTTCCTGAAGACTCTGAAGGATGAGCGCAATGAAGACTGCTCCCAAAGTAGAGACTGTGACAAGCTGGAGGGGCTAAGA TTGGAGGGCAGCCACACACCTGAACCAAAGGAAAATGGAGAACAAGGTTGTCTTCAGAACGGGCTTTCTCTACCCATGGTAGAGGAGAGGGAGGTCCTGTCACACTCTCTAGAAGCAGAGCACAG GTTATTGAAAGCAATGGGGTGGCAGGAGTATCCTGAAAATGATGAGAGTTGCCTTCCACTCACAGAGGATGAACTCAAGGAGTTTCACACGAGAACAGAACAG CTACGAAGGAACGGGTTTGTAAAGAATGGCTTCTTACAAGGCCGTAGTTCCAGCCTGTTCTCCCCATGGAGAAGCACTTGCATTGCAGAGTGTGAGGACTCAGACACGGAAACAAGCAGCAGCGAGACGTCAGACGACGACGCCTGGAAGTAG
- the Gpbp1l1 gene encoding vasculin-like protein 1 isoform X3 — protein sequence MAQHDFVPAWLNFSTPQSAKSSTATFDKHGEHLSRGEGRFGISRRRHNSSDGFFNNGPLRTTGDSWHQPSLFRHDSVDSGVSKGAYAGTTGNLSGWHGSSRGHDGMSQRAGGSTGNHRHWNGSFHSRKGCAFQEKTPTEIREEKKEDKVEKLQFEEEDFPSLNPEAGKQNQPCRPIGTPSGVWENPPSAKQPSKMLVIKKISKEDPAAAFSAAFTSGSHHANGNKVSTMVPSVYKNLVPKPAPPPSKPNAWKANRMEHKPGSLSSSREAALTNPVSVTKPVVLAAGVVLNAPKELEGSHTPEPKENGEQGCLQNGLSLPMVEEREVLSHSLEAEHRLLKAMGWQEYPENDESCLPLTEDELKEFHTRTEQLRRNGFVKNGFLQGRSSSLFSPWRSTCIAECEDSDTETSSSETSDDDAWK from the exons ATGGCGCAGCATGACTTTGTTCCTGCTTGGCTAAATTTTTCAACGCCACAGTCAGCTAAG TCATCTACAGCCACCTTTGACAAACACGGAGAGCACCTATCCCGTGGAGAAGGTAGATTTGGAATAAGCCGTCGTAGACATAATTCCTCTGATGGCTTTTTTAACAATGGACCTCTGCGGACTACAGGAG ATTCTTGGCACCAACCCTCCCTATTCCGCCATGACTCTGTTGACTCTGGTGTCTCTAAGGGAGCGTATGCCGGAACCACAGGGAATCTGTCTGGTTGGCATGGCTCTTCCCGAGGTCATGATGGCATGAGCCAACGTGCTGGAGGTAGCACGGGAAACCACCGACACTGGAACGGCAGCTTCCATTCCCGGAAAGGCTGTGCCTTTCAAGAAAAAACACCAACTGAAAttagggaagagaaaaaagaggataaaGTAGAAAAGTTGCAGTTTGAAGAGGAAGACTTC CCTTCTTTGAATCCAGAAGCTGGCAAACAGAATCAGCCATGCAGACCTATTGGGACCCCTTCTGGAGTGTGGG AAAATCCACCTAGTGCCAAGCAACCCTCAAAGATGCTAGTCAtcaaaaaaatttccaaagaggATCCTGCTGCCGCCTTTTCCGCTGCATTTACCTCAGGATCCCACCATGCAAATGGGAACAAAGTGTCAACCATGGTCCCGAGTGTTTATAAGAACTTGGTTCCCAAGCCTGCACCACCTCCCTCTAAG CCCAACGCATGGAAAGCTAACAGAATGGAACACAAACCTGGATCACTTTCCTCCAGCCGGGAGGCTGCTTTGACCAATCCAGTTTCTGTTACTAAACCAGTGGTACTAGCTGCTGGTGTAGTTCTCAACGCTCCCAAAGAG TTGGAGGGCAGCCACACACCTGAACCAAAGGAAAATGGAGAACAAGGTTGTCTTCAGAACGGGCTTTCTCTACCCATGGTAGAGGAGAGGGAGGTCCTGTCACACTCTCTAGAAGCAGAGCACAG GTTATTGAAAGCAATGGGGTGGCAGGAGTATCCTGAAAATGATGAGAGTTGCCTTCCACTCACAGAGGATGAACTCAAGGAGTTTCACACGAGAACAGAACAG CTACGAAGGAACGGGTTTGTAAAGAATGGCTTCTTACAAGGCCGTAGTTCCAGCCTGTTCTCCCCATGGAGAAGCACTTGCATTGCAGAGTGTGAGGACTCAGACACGGAAACAAGCAGCAGCGAGACGTCAGACGACGACGCCTGGAAGTAG